The genomic segment CTGACGAGCGCGGACGTGGCCGACGTGAAGTTCCAGGTCGTGGTCCGGGGCTACAAGATGTCGGAGGTCGACTGGGTGATGTCCCGGCTCGGCACCGAGCTGGACCTGCTGAGGGCGCGGGTCGCGGAGCTGGAGCGCGAAAGGGCCGGCGGTGAGGCGCGTCGTGAGTGACCTCGCCGTGTCGGTCGACGTCGCCGCGCCCGCGGGCACGACGTGGCTCGCGCTCACCGACTGGGAGCGGCAGCGCGAGTGGATTCCCGGCACCACGGTGCGGGTCGTGTCGGGCAACGGGCGCAGCGTCGGCTCGCGGCTCGAAGCGTTCACCGGGAAGGGCGTGTTCGGTGTCAGGGACACGATGGAGATCACCAGCTGGGAGCCGCCCGTGCGGTGCACCGTCCGGCACCTGGGCAAGGTCGTGAAGGGCACCGGTACCTTCCACGTCCAGGCCAAGGGCGCGACGCGGTGCGTGTTCGTGTGGGCCGAGGAGTTCACCGCGCCGTTCGGGCCGGTGGGGAAGCTGGGCTGGGTGCTGATGAAGCCGGCGTTCGTGATGGCGCTGCGGCGGTCGATGCGGACGTTCGCGGAGTTCGCGGAGAGCTACGAGGTGGGTGGATGAGCCCGGAGCTGGTGGGTGCCGACGGCATCACCCGCTGCGCGTGGGGCAACACCGCCGCCGACTACGCGGCCTACCACGACGACGAGTGGGGCGTGCCGCTGCGGGGCGACGCGGAGCTGTTCGAACGGCTGTCGCTGGAGGCGTTCCAGTCGGGGCTGTCGTGGTTGACGATCCTGAGGAAGCGGGAGGCCTTCCGCCGCGCCTTCGCCGGGTTCGATCCCGACCGGGTCGCGGCGTTCTCCGACGACGACGTCGAGCGACTGCTGTCCGACGCGGCCATCGTGCGCAACAGGGCGAAGATCCTCGCCACGATCACGAACGCCCGGGCCGTCGCCACGCTCGACACCCCGCTCGGCGAGCTGCTGTGGTCGTTCGCTCCCGGCGGCACGCGGCCGAGGCCGGCCACCATGGCCGACGTGCCCGCCACCACGCCGGAGTCGGTGGCGATGGCCAAGGCGCTGAAGAAGCGCGGCTTCGCCTTCGTCGGGCCGACCACCTGCTACGCCCTGATGCAGGCGACCGGCATGGTGGACGACCACGTGGTGGGCTGTTTCCGCGCGGCCTGACCCGCGCGGACCCAGCCGCCACCCTGCCGGACGACCTACTTTCCGGTGAACTGCGGGCGGCGTTTCTCCACGAACGCCTCCACCGCCTCGCGGTGGTCCGCGGTGCCGCCCAGCTCGGTCTGCGCCGCCGCCTCGGCGGCCAGTGCCTCGGCCAGCGAACACTCCGCGGCGCGGGCCACCGTGCTCTTGATCTTCGCGTAGGCCCTGGTCGGGCCGGCGGCGAGCCGCGTGGCGACGGCGTGGGACCGGGCTGCCAGTTCGTCGTCCGGCACTACTTCGCCGACCAGCCCGAGCCGCAGCGCCTCTTCGCTGTCGACCTTGCGACCGAGCATCATCAGTTCGACCGCCCGACCCGCTCCGACGAGGCGCTGCAGGGTCCACGACGCGCCCGAGTCCGGCCCCAGCCCCACGCCCGCGAACGCCATCGCGAAGGTCGCGGAGCTGCTCGCGATCCGCAGGTCACACGCGTAGGCCAAGGCCGCCCCCGCGCCCGCCGCCGAACCGTTGACCGCCGCGATCACGGGTTTCGGCAGATCCACGAGCGCGGTCACGATCGGGTTGTAGTGCTCGGCCACCGTCGCCAGCGGGTTCTCGGTCCCCGACCTCAGCGTCGCGACGTGCTCCTTCAGGTCCTGCCCCGCGCAGAACGCCTTGCCCGCACCGGTGAGCACGACCGCCCGCACGCTGTCGTCCTCCGCCGCCTCCCGCAAGGCTGTGAGCAGGCGTTCCTTCAGCTCGACGGTCAGGGAGTTGTACGCCTTCGGCCGGTTGAACGTGAGCGTGCGTACCCCGTCGGCGTCGGTCGTCAGCAAGACCTCGGACTCGCCTCCGGCGCCGTCCTGAGCGCCGTTCGCGGCGGCGTTTCCGAGGGTCTCCGTGCTCTCGTGTGCGGTCACCGTGTCCTCCGTTGTCGTCCTCGATGGGCGAGTCTGACAGGCCTGCGGCGCGCATACCAGCAACGATCCGGCGCCGCTAAGATCGGTCCACGTTCGCGGCCGACTCCTTATGAGGGACAATGGTCACGACCCGGTTGCTTTGACGAGCGCGAACCGGGCGCGCTGGTTCAGACGGAGGGAGCACGCTATGGCGGCCATGAAGCCCCGGACCGGAGATGGTCCCCTCGAAGTGACCAAGGAGGGGCGGGGCCTCGTGATGCGCGTACCGCTGGAGGGCGGTGGGCGTCTCGTCGTCGAACTGACGGCTGAGGAGGCCAAGGACCTCGGTGCAGCCCTTCAAGAGGCGACCAGCTGAGTTTCCCTTGCCCGGTCCAGCCGAGCCCTGGTCGGCTCGGCGTGATTCGTAGTGCCTGGAGATCGCATGGCGCGTTCGCCGCTTCCGTCAGTCCCTTCGCGGTTGATCGACGTGGAGGTGGCCGACCGCGCGAAGCGTAAAGCCCCCGAGGCGTTGGTCGTCACGGAGGGTGCGGTGCCCGACGAGGTGCCCGTCGAACTCGCCTTCACGGGCAAGCAGGGCGACGTCCAGCTGCTTCCCGGTGCCGACGGACCCCGTTGGGTCGTCGGTGTGGGCAAGGGCGATCGACGGCACTTTCGGGCGGCGGGCGCGGCGTTCGTGCGGGCCGCGCACACCTATGCCGACGTGGAAGCCGACTCGGGTGGTCGGCCACCGCTGACCGTGCAGGTCCGCCTGCCCGAGTCGGCTCACGCCGGTGACCACGCGGCGTTCGCGACCGGCGCCGTTCTCGGTGGTTACCGCTACCGCATGACCGAGTCCGATGAACCGATCCGGGTGCGCACGCTGCGCCTGCTCGTGCCCGACGGCGCCGCGGTCGACGAGTACGCGTCCGAGGTAGAGAAGGCCTGCGAGCTCGCCAGTGCCACGGCCCTCGCCCGCGACGTGGCCAACACGCCGTCCAACGTGAAGTCGCCCGACTGGCTCGCGAGGACCGCGGAACGCGTCGCGGACGTCCCTGGGCTCTCCGTCACCGTGCGCGACGAGACCTGGCTGGAGAAGCGCCGGTTCGGGGGCATCCTGGCCGTCGGAGGCGGCTCGGCGAACCCTCCGAGGCTCGTCGAGCTGTCGTACCGGCCGCGCGGCGCGACCGCGCACGTGCTGCTCGTCGGCAAGGGCATCACGTTCGACACCGGCGGGTTGTCGCTGAAGCCGGCGGCGGGCATGCACCTCATGCGCACCGACATGTCCGGTGGCGGTGCCGTCATCGCCGCGATGCGCTCGATCGCCGCGTTGAAGCCCGGCGTGCGGGTCACCGGCCTCGTACCCGCGGCGGAGAACCACGTCTCCGGCTCGTCGTACCGGCCGGGCGACGTGGTCCGGCACTACGGCGGTCGCACCACGCAGGTCGAGAACACCGACGCCGAGGGCCGCATGGTGCTGGCCGACGCGCTCGCGTACGGGATCGAGACCCACCGGCCCGACGTGGTGATCGACGTCGCCACGCTCACCGGCGCCATGAAGGTGGCGCTGGGCCTGCGCACCGGCGGGTTGTTCGCCACCGAGGACACGCTCGCCGAACGACTCCGGGCGGCGGGTGACGAGGTCGGCGAGCAGTGGTGGCGCATGCCGCTGTCCGAGGAACACGCCGAGGCCGTCCGTGCCGACATCGCCGACGTCCGCCAGTGCCCGCCCGGCCCGGGCGGCATCACGGCGGCGTTGTTCCTGCGCGAGTTCACCGACGGTCTGCCGTGGGCGCACCTCGACATCGCGGGTCCCGCGCGGGCCGAGGGTGCCTACGACGAGGTGGTGGCCGGAGGCACCGGTTTCGGCGCGCGCACGCTCGTGGAGTTCGTGACGTCCTACGGGCGCTGAGCGCGGCGGCGGACGAACTCCTGGAAGCGCGCCACGGCGGGCGGCAGTGGGCGGCCCGAGGGCCACGCCAACCCGATCTCCCGGGTCACCCGCGGAGCGAGCGGTATCTCGACGACGCCCGACGGCGGATGCGGTTCGAACGCCGGGAGCAGGGCGACGCCGAGTCCCGCGGCGACGAGTCCCCGCACGGTGTCCGACTCCTGGCCCTCGAACGCCACCGTCGGGGTGAATCCGGCGGCGGCGCAGAGCTCGTCGGTGATCTGGCGCAGGCCGTAGCCGTGTTCGAGCATCACGAACACCTCGTCGGACAGGTCGCTCATCCGGACGCCCTGCCGGCGAGAGAGCGGGTGGTCGTCCGGTACGGCCACGAACAACTCCTGCTCGGTGAGCACCACCCATTCCAGCACCGCCTCCGTGGGCGGGGGAGCGACCAGGGCCAGGTCGAGGTCCCCCGAGACGAGGCGCTCGACGATGTCCTGCCGGGAGCCCTGGACGAGGCTGAACCGGGTGCGCGGGTGGTCGGCCCGGAAGTCGCGCAGCAGGCCGGGCACGAGCGACCGGCCGAGCAGGTGCAGGAAACCCAGCACGACGTGCCCGGACTCCGGGTCGATCTCCTCCCGGACCCGGCGCACACCGTGTTCGAGAGCGTCGAGGGCACGCTCGGCCGCGTCCGCGAGCAGGTGTCCGGCGCGGGTCAGGCGGATGCCTCGCCCGTCGGGAACGGTCAGCGGGGTGCCGGCGGTGGCGCTGAGGGCCGCGAGCCGGCGGCTGGCGGTCGGTTGGGGGATCCCGAGCTCGGCCGCCGCCTTCGTGAGGTTGCCGGTGCGCCGGAGCGCGCGCAGGAGTGTGGCCGCCGGCGCCAGCTCCTGGGTGAGTCGGCCGTCATACTCATCCATCACGGTATGAATCGTCACTCATTCTGATATTGGACGCATTGGTTAGCGCCGCTTACCGTTGGTGGACGTGATCGCCGGCGTGAGGGAGTCGACCGGACGGGCCGTAAGTGCCCGCCGGGTCACCGTGTCCGTGGCCGCGGCGGGCATCTGCGCCTTCTCGCTGCTCTACGCGCCGCAACCGCTGTTGCCGCAGCTGGCCGCCGAGTTCGGGCTCGATCCCGGTGCCGCGTCCCTCGCCGTGTCGGCGGGGACGGGCGGACTCGCCGCGGCCGTGCTGCCCATCGCGGTGCTCTCGGAGATCGTGGGCAAGCGACCGGTCATCGTCGCCTCCGTGCTGGCGTCGGCCGTGCTGGGCCTGCTCCTGCCGTTCGCGCCGTCGTACGAGGTGCTCCTCGTGCTGCGGGTCTTCCAGGGGATTGCGATCGCGGGCCTGCCCGGGGTCGCCGCGGCGTACCTCACCGAGCTGCTGGGGTCCGCGGGCGTGGCCGGTGCGGTCGGGGCCATGATCGCCGGCAACACGGTCGGCGGGATGCTCGGCCGGTTGGCGGCGGGCGGGGCCACCGAGTGGCTGGGCTGGCACGGGGCCCTCGCCGTCGTCGGCGGCCTCGCGCTGCTCTGCGCCGTGCTCGCCGTCGCCACGCTTCCCGGGATCGCGCGACCTCCTCGGGAGCGAGCCGAGCCGATCGGAGCTCGGCTGCGCACGGTGCTGGGGGGCTTCGCGCAGGGCCTGCGCAGGCCGGTCCTGTGGGCGCAGTACGGCGTGGCGCTGCTGGCGATGGGGTCGTTCGTGGCGTTGTACAACGCGGCGGGTTTCCGGCTCACCGGCGAGCCGCTCGGGCTGAGTCCGGCGATCGCGTCGCTGGTCTTCCTCTGCTACGCGATGGGCTCGGTGTCGTCGGCGACGGCCGGGAAGTTCGTCGCGAGGTTCGGCCGGATGCGCTGCCTGCTCGGTGGGCTCGCGTCGACGGCCGCGGGAGCGGGGCTGACGGTGGCGGACTCGCTCGCCGTGGTGATCGTCGGGTTCGTCGTCTTCACCGGCGGTTTCTTCGCCGCCCACGCCGTCGCCAACGCGTGGGCCGCGGCAGAGGCGCCTGGCCAGGCCCGTGCGTCGGCGTCCGGCCTGTACACGTTGTCGTATTACGTCGGAAGCAGTGTCGGCGGCACCGTGGGTGCGGTCGTCTTCGGGCGGTTCGGGTGGAGCTGGCTTGTCGCCACCGTCGCGGTGTGGCTGGCGTGCGCGGCGGTGGGCGTGCTCGTGCTCGCCCGCTCGCGCACGGCGTAGTTCACCACATCGGGTGTCGAACAGGTGTTCGATGTCGCGCTACGATGGCGGCATGGAACCGACTGGGGGACTGTCGTCAGTGCGTCGTGCTGGTGGTCATCGCGGCCACCAGCAGCCCGTTGCCCATCGGCAGCAGGGTCGGGATCAGCCGGGTGTCCTCGCGCACGGCGCGCGCCACGTCGCGCAGCGCCAGCAACTCCGGTTCCCGGCGAGTCGGGTCGGCGATGCGGCCCGCGGCCAGCACGTTGTGGAAGGCGATCACGCCTCCGGGGCGCAGCAGCTGCACACCCAGGTCGAAGTAACCCGGGTACTCCACGCGGGCGGCGTCGGCGAACACGAGGTCGTAGCCACCGGTGGTGAGTCGCGAGAGCACGTCCAGGGCTCGGCCCATGATCAGGCGCGTCCGCCCCGCCGGATAGCCGGCCTCCAGGAACGAGCGCCGCGCGCTGCGGTGGAACTCCGGCTCGATGTCGATCGACGTGAGCACGCCGTCGGGGGTCATCCCCCGTAGCAGATACAGGCCGCTCACGCCCGCCCCGGTGCCGATCTCGACCACGGCCTTGGCCTGGACCGACGCGGCAAGGAAGCTGAGCGTCGCGCCCGTGGCGCACGACACCGGTGGGCTGCCGAGCTGTTCCGCTCGAAGGCGCGCCCCGGCGAGCACGTCGTCCTCGGGGAGGTACGCCTCGATGAATTCGCCGAGATCAACCCAACCGGTGATGTGCGTCTCGGAGTTCACGCGCCAGAGGTTAGCGCGGAGCCCCCTGTCATCACGCCCAGTACAGGCACCTAAGGTGCCGTTCGTCTCCAACCGGGTGGGCCGAGGGGTGGGCTTTCGGTCGGGTTCCCGCCGTCCCGCGGCGCATCCGGGACGAGGGCGGGACGCGTGAACGTGTTGCGAGAGTCGCAGGTGAAGGGCACTTCGTCCCTGGTCGCGGCGGTAGAGCGGGTCGGCCAGCACGGTCGGGCGAGATTTCTCAGGATGCTCTCAGACGGACTTCACTACAACCACAGGAAACCGGGTAACACTGTGGGACCAAAGACGGGAACTCCCGTCGTACCCGCCACGTTGGGTGGAGTAGTGAAGGGGACGGGCCGATGGAGGTGCCTCAGCTGCCAAAGGACAGCACGCAGACCGCTCCGGTTCTGGTGGACGACGAGGTCACGTGGACACCGCCGACCTGGGACGAGGTCGTCCGGCAACACGCCGACCGGGTGTACCGGCTCGCGTACCGGCTGACCGGTAACGCCCACGACGCCGAGGACCTCACCCAGGAGACGTTCATCCGGGTGTTCCGGTCGCTCGCGTCGTACAAGCCCGGAACGTTCGAGGGCTGGCTGCACCGCATCACCACCAACTTGTTCCTGGACATGGCGCGACGTCGCGCGCGGGTTCGCATGGAGAACCTGCCGGAGGACACCGACCGCATCGTCGGCGACGGTCCGAGCCCGGAGCAGGTGTACTCCGACACCCACCTCGACCCTGATCTCCAGGCTGCGTTGGACGAGCTGCCGCCGGAGTTCCGGGCCGCCGTGGTCCTCTGCGACGTGGAAGGTTTGTCTTACGAGGAGATCGGTGCCACGCTCGGCGTTAAGCTCGGGACGGTTCGTAGCCGGATCCACCGAGGCCGGCAGGCTCTGAAGTCTTCCCTCGAGCGCCGACGTGCGCTCAAACAGGAGGCAACGGTATGACGGTTGGCAAGGGATGGGGGATGGCCGAGTCTCATCTTCTTCCCGACGCCGTGGTGGCGTTCGTGGACCAGGAGCTGTCGCTCGGCGCCCAGGAGCGCGCTGCCGCGCACCTGGCCCACTGTCCCAGGTGCTCCGCCGAGGTGGCCGCACAGCGCTCCGCCAGTGCTGCGGTCCGTCAGGCGAGCACGCCCACCATCTCGGCCGGTTTCCTCGCGAGCCTGCGAGAGATACCGCAGACCGTCGATCTCCCGAACACGCCCGACAACCTCGCCGTGGGCGCCGACGGTCAGGTGATGGCCGTTCAGCGCCCCGACCGAGTCGCGGGCCTGCGGGAGGGGCTTCCGCCGGGTGCGCTCGGCACGTCGGCACCGCTCGGAACGTCCCCCACGGTGCTCGGCAGTGGTCCGCGGCTGTTCGGTGGCCGGGGCAAGCGCGCGAGCCAGGGAGCCGGGGTCGTGGTCTCGGGACTGGTCCTCGGTGCGCTCGCGCTCGTGGCGACCACGGGCGGCGACGGCAGCTCCGTCGAGGCGGACACGGAGTCCACGGGCACACCGCGCACGGGCGTGCTGCCCGCCGCGAAGATGGGCACCCATCAGGACAGCCCTGCCACCGCGTACGTCACCACCGCGGGAGACACCACGGCGACGTCGTGGTCCTCCAGCGCGCCGACCTCGTCTCCCGTGCCTCCCGTGTCCTCCGTGTCTTCCACGCTTCCGACGAGCACCGTTCCCGCGTCGACGGAGAGCGCCGTCCCGACCACGTCGGTCGTCCAGGGCGCCGAGGCCGCGCCGACGGGTGCCCCACGCTGACTTCACCGGACCGCGGGCAGCATCCCTGTGGGAGGCTTGGCGTAGGGTCACACGCCGAGCGATCCGAGTGATCACCGCAGTCCAACCGGGGAAGAATGAGCGATCCAGCCACGCCGAAGCAGGAGGAGTCCGGGGAACATCGGCTCCGGCCGCGCCCGATCGCGCGCCCACCGGTGGACCCGGCGATGGCGGCGACGTTCGGCAGGCCGAAAGGCGTGGACGGTTCGTTCGACCTGCTGCACTCTCGGGACACGGAGGCTCGACCACAACCGGTCCTCGCTCCGCCGCCCCCGCCGTCGCTCGCGCAAGCGTTCGGCCGGCAGCCGGGCGACGAGGGCGTGGTCCTGCAGCGGCCCGGTGACGACAAAGCCGAGCCGTCGGACCACGCCGACGAGCCGCTGTGGACCTCCGACGCCGATCCCTGGCGCGATCCCGGTTCGCCCGCTGTGCTCGGCCAGCCCGCCCTCCGTGGCGCCGAACGCGTCGACGGCGACGTCGAGCGGCCGACCGGCCCACTGCTCAGCCTGCCCGAGCTCCTGTTCGGTCGACGGGTCAAGCCGACGGCGCTGGCGTTGCTGGGTGTCCTCGCGTTACTGGTCGGAACCGCCGGTGGCGCCGTGGGCTGGGGCCTCGCCGCGGCCGGGGACTCCCTGACCGGTGAGCTGAACATCGCCGAGGCCGAGGCCGCCAAGGAACGTCCCGCGGGATCCGTCGCCGCGATCGCGCAGAAGGTGTCTCCCGCGGTCGTCTCCATCGAGGTGGAGGCGGGCCAGTCCGGGGGCGTAGGGTCCGGCGTCGTCATCGACCACGAGGGCTACATCCTCACCAACCACCACGTCGTGTCGCAGGCCTCCCGCGCCGACGACGCGAAGCTCACGGTGGTCTTCACCGACGGGACCCGGCTCAAGGGGGCCATCGTCGGGTCGGACCCGAAGACCGACCTCGCCGTCCTCAAGGTGAACGTCCAGAACCCCGTGGTGATCGAGATCGGTGACTCCGACGCCCTCGCCGCCGGCGACCGGGTGATGGCCATCGGCTCGCCCTTCGGCCTCGAGAACACGGTGACCGAAGGCATCGTGAGTGCCCTGAACAGGCCTGTCACCGCGCCGGGCGAGAACGGGGACCCGCCGGTGACCTACGACGCCATCCAGACCGACGCGGCGATCAACCCGGGTAACTCGGGCGGGGCGCTGGTCGACTCCACCGGCGCACTCGTCGGCATCAACTCGATGATCCGCACCGCGGGCAGTGCGGGTGAGGGCGGCAGCATCGGCCTGGGCTTCGCCATCCCGATCAACCAGGCCATCGACATCAGCGACTCGCTCGTGCGCAACGGCAGCGTCAAGCACGCGTCGCTGGGCGTCAACGCCGCGTCCGTGTCGGCGAACACGTCGCAGGGAGCGCAGGTGCGCAACGTCGAGCCGAACGGTCCGGCCGCCAGGGCTGGGATCGCGGAAGGCGACGTCGTGGTGAAGGTCGGCGATCGGCGAGTGCGGAACGCGGCGGAGCTCACCGTGGCGGTGCGCGAGCACGAGATCGGCCAGTCGGTGCCGGTTCAGGTGGTACGGGAGGGACGTCAGCTCACCGTCGATGTAACCCTGGGTTCGGATTGACGGGGTAGGCTTTCACCGCATCGTGGTTCGAGGCGGAGGTTGGTCGCGTGTTCGACAACATTGGCTGGGGTGAAATCCTGGTGCTGATCGTCGCCGGCCTGTTCATCCTCGGGCCGGAGCGATTGCCGGAAGCCGCCGCGTGGCTCGGCCGAACCGTGCGGAAGGTCAGGGATTTCGCGACGGGCGCCCGACAGCAGCTGCGCGACGAGGTCGGTACCGACCTGGAGGAGTTCCGCAAGCCCATCGAGGACCTGCGGAACCTGCGCAACTTCGACCCGAAGCACGCCGTGCGCCAGCACCTCTTCGACGGCGACCCCGACCCGCTCGGGCTGAACAACATCAACGGCACCGGCTCCGCGACCGGCAACGGTGCGCCGCAGGGGACCACACCGCACCAGGTGGAGCCGCTCCGACCGGGGGAGAAGCCCCCGGTGGACCCGGACGCCACCTGACGCGGTCGCGGCACCAGGGGGCCGGTGGGCGTCAGCGGCCCGCCGGAGTGACGTTCAGCATCATCCCCGCCAGGCCCCTGGCCCGGACGGACAGCTTCTCGGCCGCGCTCGTGAGCACCTGGCTCGCCGTGGTGTCCGGCTCCGCCAGCACGAGCGGAGTTCCGGCGTCGCCCTGCTCACGCAGCTTCGGGTCGAGCGGCACCTGTCCCAGCAGCGGAACCTCGGCTCCCACGGACTTCGACAGCGAGTCCGCCACCGCCTGGCCTCCGCCCGAACCGAAGATCTCCATGCGGGAGCCGTCCGGTGCCTCGAACCAGGACATGTTCTCGATGACGCCCGCGACCCGCTGCCGCGTCTGCAACGCGATGGCGCCCGCGCGCTCGGCGACCTCGGCGGCCGCCTGCTGCGGTGTGGTGACGACGAGGATCTCGGCGTTGGGGATGAGCTGTGCGACCGAGATGGCGATGTCACCGGTGCCGGGCGGAAGGTCGAGCAGCAGGATGTCGAGGTCGCCCCAGAACACGTCGGCGAGGAACTGCTGCAGCGCTCGGTGGAGCATGGGGCCACGCCACACGACGGGGGTGTTGCCGGGCGTGAACATGCCGATGGAGATGACCTTCACGCCGTGAGCCTGCGGCGGCATGATCATCTTCTCGACCTTGGTGGGCTTGTCGCCCGCCCCGAGCATGCGGGGGATCGAGTGGCCGTAGATGTCGGCGTCCACCACGCCGACGGACAGGCCCTTGCGCGCCATGGCGGCGGCCAGGTTGACCGTGACGCTGGACTTCCCGACGCCGCCCTTGCCGGAGGCCACACAGTACACGCGGGTCAGCGAACCGGGCTGCGCGAACGGGATCACCGGCTCCTCGGCGTCACCGCGCAGCTTCTTGCGCAGCTCCGTGCGCTGCTCGTCGCTCATCACGTCGAGCTCCACCCGCACGTCCCGCACGCCCGGGAGCTTGGCGACGGCTTCCGTGGTGTCGCGCGTGATGGTGTCCTTGAGCGGACAGCCGGCCACGGTGAGGTAGACGGCGACCGTGACGAGCCCGTCGTCACCGACCGAGATGTCCTTGACCATCCCCAACTCGGTGATCGGCTTGCGGATCTCCGGGTCGTGGACGGCGTTCAGCGCCGTGCGCACGTCCTCGACGCTGGGGGTCTCCTGGGTGGTGGTCACTGCTGCGGCACCGACCTTCTCGTCGCTGATGAATGGCGTTGTTTCCCTCATGCTACGTGTCGGTAGTCGGAGTTCGGCGGCTACATCCCGCGCGATCCTCACGTCGACGGTAGGTCGGGGTAGCCTGGGTCACACGTCGACGGTGGTCGGGGCCGCGTCGTCGAGCACGCGGAACGTACGGACGGCGCGACCTCGCGGGAAGCGAGGCGACGGTCATGGCAACGGTGCTTCTTCTGTGCGTCGTCATCGGCTTGGCGCTGGTGATCCTGGCGGCGGCCTCGGTGCGCATCGTCCGGCAGTACGAACGCGGCCTGGTCTTCCGGTTCGGCCGGGTGGCCCGGCTGCCGAGGGAACCCGGACTCGCGCTGATCATTCCGGGCGTCGAACGCATGCACAAAGTCAACATGCAGGTCGTGACACTGCCGGTGCCCGCGCAGGACGGCATCACGCGGGACAACGTCACCGTGCGGGTCGACGCCGTCGTGTACTTCCGGGTGTTCGATCCCGTGCAGGCGATCGTCGGTGTGGAGAACTACCGCTTCGCGATGTTGCAGGTGGCGCAGGCGAGCCTGCGTCGCACGATCGGGGAGAGCAACCTCGACGACCTGCTGTCGCATCGGGAACGCCTCAACGAGGGGCTGGAGCTGATGATCGACAGCCCGGCGGCCAGCTGGGGGATTCACATCGATCGGGTGGAGATCAAGGACGTCGCGCTGCCGGAGTCGATGAAGCGGGCGATGTCGAGGCAGGCGGAGGCCGAACGCGAGCGCCGTGGTCGCGTGATCTCGGCGGAGGGGGAGCTGCAGGCCTCGGAGAAGCTCGCGCAGGCCGCGGCCACGATGGCGAACACGCCGGCGGCGCTACAGCTGCGCCTCCTGGAGACGGTCGTGGAGGTCGCGGCGGAGAAGAACTCGACCCTCGTGCTGCCTTTCCCCGTGGAGCTGTTGCGGTTCCTCGACGAGTCGGCGAAGCGGGACGCCACGACGCGCGCTGGGACCGGCGACGTCATGCCTCCTCGGCCTCGCGGCGTCGCGGGTTCCTGAGCGGGCGCGGGCGGTGTCCTGTTCACCCGGTTTCCCGGGTGTACGAAGCGTGAGATCATGGCACCACCCGCCCGGGTTGTCGGCGAGCGCAACAGAGCAGAGCACAGGTGATGATCGTGACCGGTCCCTTCTCTTCGGGTCCACAGGCGCAGAGGTCGCCGCGCCTTCCCACGCCGCCGTCCGGTTGGCCGATCGGCTCGTACTCCACGTACGAGGAGGCGCAGCGGGCCGTGGACTATCTCGCGGACAAGGAGTTCGAGGTCCAGGACGTCACCATCGTCGGGGTCGACCTCATGCTGGTGGAGCGGGTGCTCGGCAGGCTGTCGTGGGCGAAGGTGCTGGGTACGGGTGCGGCGTCGGGTGCGTGGTTCGGTGCGTTCATCGGTGTCCTGCTGAGTCTGTTCGACACGACGCAGGGTTTCTCGTTCCTTCCGTTGCTGGTCGGCCTCGTCGCCGGTGTGGTGTTCGGTGCGGCGTCCGCCGCGATGGGCTACGCGTTCACCCGGGGTCGGCGGGATTTCTCGTCGGCGAGTCAGCTCGTCGCGGGGCGTTACGACGTCCTCTGTCAGCCCCGAACGGCGGAAAAGGGTCGCGATCTGCTTGCGCGCCA from the Saccharomonospora azurea NA-128 genome contains:
- a CDS encoding O-methyltransferase; the protein is MNSETHITGWVDLGEFIEAYLPEDDVLAGARLRAEQLGSPPVSCATGATLSFLAASVQAKAVVEIGTGAGVSGLYLLRGMTPDGVLTSIDIEPEFHRSARRSFLEAGYPAGRTRLIMGRALDVLSRLTTGGYDLVFADAARVEYPGYFDLGVQLLRPGGVIAFHNVLAAGRIADPTRREPELLALRDVARAVREDTRLIPTLLPMGNGLLVAAMTTSTTH
- the sigE gene encoding RNA polymerase sigma factor SigE, producing the protein MEVPQLPKDSTQTAPVLVDDEVTWTPPTWDEVVRQHADRVYRLAYRLTGNAHDAEDLTQETFIRVFRSLASYKPGTFEGWLHRITTNLFLDMARRRARVRMENLPEDTDRIVGDGPSPEQVYSDTHLDPDLQAALDELPPEFRAAVVLCDVEGLSYEEIGATLGVKLGTVRSRIHRGRQALKSSLERRRALKQEATV
- a CDS encoding anti-sigma factor family protein; its protein translation is MTVGKGWGMAESHLLPDAVVAFVDQELSLGAQERAAAHLAHCPRCSAEVAAQRSASAAVRQASTPTISAGFLASLREIPQTVDLPNTPDNLAVGADGQVMAVQRPDRVAGLREGLPPGALGTSAPLGTSPTVLGSGPRLFGGRGKRASQGAGVVVSGLVLGALALVATTGGDGSSVEADTESTGTPRTGVLPAAKMGTHQDSPATAYVTTAGDTTATSWSSSAPTSSPVPPVSSVSSTLPTSTVPASTESAVPTTSVVQGAEAAPTGAPR
- a CDS encoding S1C family serine protease: MSDPATPKQEESGEHRLRPRPIARPPVDPAMAATFGRPKGVDGSFDLLHSRDTEARPQPVLAPPPPPSLAQAFGRQPGDEGVVLQRPGDDKAEPSDHADEPLWTSDADPWRDPGSPAVLGQPALRGAERVDGDVERPTGPLLSLPELLFGRRVKPTALALLGVLALLVGTAGGAVGWGLAAAGDSLTGELNIAEAEAAKERPAGSVAAIAQKVSPAVVSIEVEAGQSGGVGSGVVIDHEGYILTNHHVVSQASRADDAKLTVVFTDGTRLKGAIVGSDPKTDLAVLKVNVQNPVVIEIGDSDALAAGDRVMAIGSPFGLENTVTEGIVSALNRPVTAPGENGDPPVTYDAIQTDAAINPGNSGGALVDSTGALVGINSMIRTAGSAGEGGSIGLGFAIPINQAIDISDSLVRNGSVKHASLGVNAASVSANTSQGAQVRNVEPNGPAARAGIAEGDVVVKVGDRRVRNAAELTVAVREHEIGQSVPVQVVREGRQLTVDVTLGSD
- the tatB gene encoding Sec-independent protein translocase protein TatB — translated: MFDNIGWGEILVLIVAGLFILGPERLPEAAAWLGRTVRKVRDFATGARQQLRDEVGTDLEEFRKPIEDLRNLRNFDPKHAVRQHLFDGDPDPLGLNNINGTGSATGNGAPQGTTPHQVEPLRPGEKPPVDPDAT
- a CDS encoding Mrp/NBP35 family ATP-binding protein, whose amino-acid sequence is MTTTQETPSVEDVRTALNAVHDPEIRKPITELGMVKDISVGDDGLVTVAVYLTVAGCPLKDTITRDTTEAVAKLPGVRDVRVELDVMSDEQRTELRKKLRGDAEEPVIPFAQPGSLTRVYCVASGKGGVGKSSVTVNLAAAMARKGLSVGVVDADIYGHSIPRMLGAGDKPTKVEKMIMPPQAHGVKVISIGMFTPGNTPVVWRGPMLHRALQQFLADVFWGDLDILLLDLPPGTGDIAISVAQLIPNAEILVVTTPQQAAAEVAERAGAIALQTRQRVAGVIENMSWFEAPDGSRMEIFGSGGGQAVADSLSKSVGAEVPLLGQVPLDPKLREQGDAGTPLVLAEPDTTASQVLTSAAEKLSVRARGLAGMMLNVTPAGR
- a CDS encoding slipin family protein; translated protein: MATVLLLCVVIGLALVILAAASVRIVRQYERGLVFRFGRVARLPREPGLALIIPGVERMHKVNMQVVTLPVPAQDGITRDNVTVRVDAVVYFRVFDPVQAIVGVENYRFAMLQVAQASLRRTIGESNLDDLLSHRERLNEGLELMIDSPAASWGIHIDRVEIKDVALPESMKRAMSRQAEAERERRGRVISAEGELQASEKLAQAAATMANTPAALQLRLLETVVEVAAEKNSTLVLPFPVELLRFLDESAKRDATTRAGTGDVMPPRPRGVAGS